Genomic window (Candidatus Polarisedimenticolaceae bacterium):
GTCGTCCGCCATGTGTCGGAAGACGGGTTGTACCGGCCCCCGGTTGCTACGCTGCGCTGGTTCGACTGAGCATCGCGGTAGTCACCGCCCCAAACGATGAGCTCGACGCCGGTCCACGCATACGACGGGGACTCCACACCACGCGGCGCGCCCACGTTCGAGCCGGTGGTCCAAACATCCGACGTCGGGTTGTACCGCGACGGAAAGTTCGGCAATGGCTCGGGGTTCCAAAATCCGCCCCAGACGACTAGCTCGCTTCCCGTCCACACCCCGGCCAAGCTCGATCGTTGCTGAGGCTCTCCCACGGTCGAAATTCCCAGCCAAGAGTCCGAAGCGGGATCGTACCGGCCGCCAGGGCTGACTCCGCCCCCGCCCCAGACCAGCATGCGCGAGCCGGTCCATACGGCGATGTGCCCGCCGCGCCCCGCCGGTGCCCCGGTGGTGGTCGTCGGCACCCAGCTATTCGCGACGGGGTCGTACTTTCCCCCGGTGTTGAATTGGTTCCCCGAGTCGCCGCCGCCCCACACGATCATCTGCAAACCGGTCCAGACGGCAGAGGCACCCGATCGAGGGGCCGGAGCGTTCACCGTTGAGGTCGCCGACCATGCATTGCCGGCCGGGTCGTACTGCCCGCCGGTATTCGTGGTGGGAAGGCCACCCCAAACGACCATGCGAGTACCGGTCCAGACCGCCGTGTGACTCGTGCGTGCGCTCGGCGCGTTGACGAGAGAGGTCGGCGTCCACGTGTCGATCGCCGGCGAGTACCGTGCACCGGAGGCCGTAGGCGTGGCGTCGGGCACGACGCCGCCGCCCCACATGATCATCTCGCTTCCGGTCCACACCGACGCCGTGAACCGGACGGGAGCGGGTAGCGTTCCGGTACCTGTCTTGATCCAGGTATCGGTGACCGGGTTGTACCGTCCACCGGTGTTCAAGTAGCCGCCGCCCCACACGATCATCTCGCTGCCGGACCAGATCGCCGTGGCGTTCCCGCGGGCGTCGGGAGTGTTAACCGACGACACGCTGCTCCAGAGATCGGTTACGGGGTCGTAGCGCGCGCTCCCCAACGAAGGATGGCTCCCATCCCAGACAATCATCCGCTGACCGGTCCAGACAGCCACTTCTCCTGACTCGACGGCGGCGGAATTGAGAGTGCTCATGATCTGCCAGCTATCGGCGGACGGGTCGTAGCGATAACCGGGGTTGGTCGGCGCGCCGAAGATGTTTCCGGCCCAGACGATCATGCGCGTCCCGGCCCAGACCGCGAGATGCTGGTAGCGCGAGCCGGGGCCCCCGGTCGTGGTGGTCGGTGTCCACGTGTCGGTCACCGGATCGTAGCGTCCGCCGGTGTTCGTGGCGCCGCCGCCGCCGTAACCGCCCCACACGATCATCCGGTTGATGCCGTCGCCGGCCCACAGCGCCGTATGGAGGTATCGGCCCGCCGGCGCGCTCGTGAGGCTCGTGGGCGTCCAGGAGTCGGTCGACGGCGAGTAGCGGCCTCCCGTATTCAGGAACGCGCTCGTAGACCCTCCCCACACGACCATCTGCGTCCCCGTCCACACGGCGGTGGCGAAACCTCGCGGAGAGGGCGCGCCCGTCGAGGCGATGAGCTGCCACGTGTCCGAGGTCGGGTTGTATCGCGCGCCGTCGCCCAACGCCGCTTGCGTCACGTCCTGTCCGCCCCAGACGATGAGCTCGGAGCCGCTCCACACGCCGACGTGCAGGTAGCGAGCGGACAGCGGCGAAGTCGCCATGCGCGTCCAGGCATCGGTCGCCGGGGAGTACCGCCAGCCGTCGCCCAACATGTAGAAAACACTGAGGTCGCGCCGGCCTCCCCAGATCAGCATCTCGCTGCCGGTCCAGACCGCGACGTGATCCTGGCGGGGATCGGGAACGTCTTGCTTCGTCGGGGTCCACGTGTCGTCGGTACAGCTCGAGGCGGCGGGCGCGGGAACGGTGAGCGATGTCACCGCGGGCACCGTCGTCGGCGCGGCGAATGTGCCGGCGTTCGCACCCCACCATGCGTCGAACGTCTTCCGGTCCCACATGACCGACGCGACGCGGATCTCGTCGGCGCTCGCGCTCAGCACGGCGATCGCCTCGAATCCGTTCTCGGACTCGCGCGCCGGTCCGATGCGGCCGACCGGCAGCGCGGATCCCGACTCGACGCCGAGCTGTCCGGCGAGTCCGGTCATCAGAGCTCTCCAGCGTTCGTCGTCGAGCGATGTCGGCACGGACGCATCGGCGGCATGCGTCCAGGTGGTCTCGGTGTAGTGTTCTCCCGCAGCGCGCATCGCCTCGACCGACACGAGCCCCGCGTAGAGTCGATTCACACGCCGACGGTCGTCGCCACCGAACCGGTCATCCTGATCGTAGAGATACCGCACCGCTCGATCGACGAGGATTGGCCGGACGAGGCATTCGCCGATGAGCGCCGGATCGTCGTGCAGCGCCACGAACAACTCGCGGAGCATCGCCCCGTCGCGGGTCTCGCTCGCCATCCGATTCAGCTCGAATTGGATCTCGGCGGCGGAGATCGATCGGCCCCACAGATTCTCCAGCGCCGACGCTTTCCGAAGATCGTCCTCGACCCTCGCGCGGATGACGGAGTCGGGCGTGACTTCCGACAAAGGCGGTTTGGTGCCAGGGTTCTCCTTGGGCCAGATGCGGTGCGACCAATACACCTGCTCGATCGCCTTCTGAGCGGTCACCCGCTCGTCGAGCGTGAGTGTGCGGGTACCTCCCGCGCGAGCGAGAGTCGCCGCGGTCATGGCGAAGCCGATCGTCACCACGATGCACCGCTTCGTCATCACCCACCCCCTACGGACACGGGTTCGTATTCGCCCTCGGCGTCCCCGCGCTGTCCGTCCCCAGCGATCCCTCGACACCGCCGGTGACGCCGGTGACGAGACTGAACTCAACTTGGCTACTGCCCGGCACGATCGTATCGAGCGAGAACGGGTCGGTGACTTGGCAGGCCCTCGACGCCAGCGGATTCGATCCCGGCGCCTGTGTGTATGTGCCGGACAAGCGGAGCACGGAGAGATCGCCGGTGTAGACGTTGAACGCGGTCGGACCCGTCTCCTGCTGCCACTCGACGTAGCTCTTGTCGTCGGTGCCGAAGATGTAGATCAGCCCGTCGTTGACGTCGCAGGCGTCCCCTTCGCCGTCGTGGTCGAAGTCGGATTGCGTCGGGTTGTAGTCGACCGGGCAGTTGTCGCACTGGTCGCCGATCTTGTCGCCGTCGCCATCGGCCTGAGCCGCGTTTGGTGCCAACGGGCAGTTGTCACAGGCGTCGCCCAGCCCATCGCCGTCGGAGTCGAGCTGGCTCGCGTTCGCGACCGTGACGCAGTTGTCGCAAGCGTTCCCCACGTGGTCGCCATCACTGTCGGTCTGCGTCGCGTTCGAGACCGTCGGGCAGTTGTCGCAGGCGTTGTGGATGCCGTCGCCGTCGGTGTCGACACCTTGCGCATTCTCGTCGACTTGTCCGTTGCAGTTGTCGTCGATCCCGTTGCAGATCTCCGCCGCACCGGGGTGAACGGCCGGGTTCGCGTCGTTGCAATCGTTGGCGCAGATGCGGTAGCCGTCGCCGTCCGCATCGGCTTCGTTCGCGGGGACCGTCGGCCAGGACGGATCGTTGCAGTTGTTGTTCTTGCCGTCGCAGAGCTGCGGCGCGTTCGGGTACACGGTTGCGTCGCCGTCGTTGCAATCGCCCTGGCAGACGCGGAATCCGTCGTGGTCGGCGTCCAGCTCGCTTGGCGGAAGGGCCGGCCAGCCCGGCGACGAGCAGTTGTTGTTCAGCCCGTCGCAGATCTCCGGAGCCCCGGGGTAGACCTTGTTGTTGTTGTCGTTGCAGTCGCCGCCGCACGTGGTGAAGCCGTCATTGTCGACGTCGAACCCCTCGTCGATCTTTCCGTCGCAATTGTCGTCGATGCCGTTGCAGACCTCCGTCGCGTTCGGGTGGACCGCAGGATCGGCGTCGTTGCAGTCCCCGCGACTGCGAGAATAACCAGCCGGCTTGTCGCAGGCCTGGACCGTATCGCTCGCCACGCCGTACCCGTCCCCGTCGACGTCGCGGTACCACGTCGCCGGGGTGCACGGGGTCGTGCAGTAGCGCGCCCCGTTCGAATTCAGCGGCACTCCGGCGAAGACCAGCATCTGCCGGTCCATGCGCACCGCGCCATGCATGGCGCGCGGGTACGGTGCGCCGGTGATCGACGTCGTCGACCACGTGTTCGCCACCGGATTGAATCGAGCGCCGGTCGCCGTGGAAGTGTTGCCGCTCACGGGAGTGTCCTGGCCTCCCCACACGATCGCCTCAGTGCCGGTCCACACGATCGAGTGATCGAACCGCTCCGACGGAGTGCCGGCGCCGGTGGAGCTTGCGGTCCACGCGTCGCCCGCGGGATCGTAGAGGCCGCCGGTGTTCAATCCCGGCCCGCCCTGAACGGCGCGTCCGCCCCAAACGAACAGATTCGAGCCGGTCCAGACGCCTTCCGGGATGCTGCGTGGCGCCGGGGCGTTGACGGTGGATACCGCCATCCATGCGTCGCCGACCGGGTCGTAGCTGCCGCCCGTATTGGTGTCCGAACCGCCCCAGATCAGCATGCGTGACCCGGTCCAGACCGCCACGTGGTCCGAACGTCCCGAAGGAAGCGGTCCGGTAGTGCTCGTCGGGCTCCAGGTGTCGGCAACCGGATCGTAGCGTGCGCCGGTGTTGAGATTGTTTCCGCCCCACACCACGACGCGGGCACCGGTCCAGACCGTGGACGATCCCGTGCGATTCGATGGGGCGCCCGCGGTCGCGACCGGACGCCATAGATTCGCCTGCGGATCGAACCGGGAGAATCCCTCGTTGCCTCCGCCGACAAACATCTCGATCCCGGTCCAGACGGGGTGACCGCCCAATGCGTTGGGGAGCGGCGTCCAGCTATCGAGAGCAGGGTCGTATTTCGATCCGTGAAGTATGGGGTTAGGGTTCGTCGGCGCGTCCCCACCTTGGACGATCGCCTCCGCTCCCGTCCAGATGATCCCCGGGTTGCGCCGGACCGACGCCACCGAAGCGGGCGCCGCAGTAGCGACCCAGATGTTGGTCGTCGGGTTGTAACGTCCGCCCGTCCTGAGGCTGCTGTCGCCGCTCGAAACCTGCCCGCCCCAGACGATGACTTCGCTTCCGCTCCAGACCGCGGTGCTTCCCAAGCGAGGACTCGGCGCCCCCGTTAGGGACGTCGCGGTCCAAGAATCGGACACCGGATCGTACAAACCGCCGGCGGAGCTGACATTGCTTCCGAAGACGAACATCTTCGATCCGGTCCAGACGGCGACGTCTCCTCCGAACGCGCCTGCCGTGGAGACCGGCGCCCACGCATCGTTCACCGCGTCGTAGCGACTTCCGCACACGATCATGCGTGTTCCCGTCCAGACGGGGTGTGCCACTGAGCATCCC
Coding sequences:
- a CDS encoding MopE-related protein, yielding MTKRCIVVTIGFAMTAATLARAGGTRTLTLDERVTAQKAIEQVYWSHRIWPKENPGTKPPLSEVTPDSVIRARVEDDLRKASALENLWGRSISAAEIQFELNRMASETRDGAMLRELFVALHDDPALIGECLVRPILVDRAVRYLYDQDDRFGGDDRRRVNRLYAGLVSVEAMRAAGEHYTETTWTHAADASVPTSLDDERWRALMTGLAGQLGVESGSALPVGRIGPARESENGFEAIAVLSASADEIRVASVMWDRKTFDAWWGANAGTFAAPTTVPAVTSLTVPAPAASSCTDDTWTPTKQDVPDPRQDHVAVWTGSEMLIWGGRRDLSVFYMLGDGWRYSPATDAWTRMATSPLSARYLHVGVWSGSELIVWGGQDVTQAALGDGARYNPTSDTWQLIASTGAPSPRGFATAVWTGTQMVVWGGSTSAFLNTGGRYSPSTDSWTPTSLTSAPAGRYLHTALWAGDGINRMIVWGGYGGGGATNTGGRYDPVTDTWTPTTTTGGPGSRYQHLAVWAGTRMIVWAGNIFGAPTNPGYRYDPSADSWQIMSTLNSAAVESGEVAVWTGQRMIVWDGSHPSLGSARYDPVTDLWSSVSSVNTPDARGNATAIWSGSEMIVWGGGYLNTGGRYNPVTDTWIKTGTGTLPAPVRFTASVWTGSEMIMWGGGVVPDATPTASGARYSPAIDTWTPTSLVNAPSARTSHTAVWTGTRMVVWGGLPTTNTGGQYDPAGNAWSATSTVNAPAPRSGASAVWTGLQMIVWGGGDSGNQFNTGGKYDPVANSWVPTTTTGAPAGRGGHIAVWTGSRMLVWGGGGVSPGGRYDPASDSWLGISTVGEPQQRSSLAGVWTGSELVVWGGFWNPEPLPNFPSRYNPTSDVWTTGSNVGAPRGVESPSYAWTGVELIVWGGDYRDAQSNQRSVATGGRYNPSSDTWRTTTSQGAPSPRTNHVAAWSGSQFLVWGGLPFASNGGAYCACATVATFYRDVDGDGYGDATKPATGCAGIPPAGYVAAGTDCNDNDPTVYPGAPQLCDGKNNNCFDPSWPTVPANEANADGDAFRICQGDCNDNDPTIYPGAPQLCDGKNNNCSDPNWPAVPANEADADGDGYRICANDCNDANPAIHPGAVEVCNGIDDDCNGLVDDNALGVDTDGDGIHNACDNCPTVANPTQTDTDGDHVGNVCDNCPTVSNPSQADADGDAIGDACDNCPHASNPSQIDTDGDKVGDNCDNCAFDFNPSQSDFDQDGEGDVCDLNDGLIYIFGTDDKSYVEWQQESGPSAFNVYTGDLSVLRLSGTYTQAPGSNPLASKSCGVTDPFSLDTIVPGSAQVEFSLVTGVTGGVEGSLGTDSAGTPRPNANPCP
- a CDS encoding MopE-related protein — protein: MKTRMAIAIGVGAVISFAASAAGPTRSLSLDERVAARRAVEEVYWRHRIWPNENPAPKPPLSAVLSDEAIRADVQEALRKNAALDRYWMRGLDTTQLQAEIDRMGHNTKDPSMLQELIDALGGDLNVFAEVVVRPVLAERLMRNWYDVDLPSTGKVPFEAWWADAKRSFDPVAPEALGELRPPDIDTPACTDGTWQTLKADPPEPRANHVAVWTGTEMLVWGGQSDNVYAPDGFRYNPATDTWTTMSLSGGPGRYGTTAVWTGTSMIVWGGAGASPFSISLTNTGSRYNPATDSWTPTSTSGAAPSARYKHTAVWTGTEMVIWGGVASAGETNTGAKYNPSTDTWTATDFETINVPLPRQGHAAVWTGQRMLIYGGSELGATLNSGGRYDPATNTWQTMAAGPTGCSVAHPVWTGTRMIVCGSRYDAVNDAWAPVSTAGAFGGDVAVWTGSKMFVFGSNVSSAGGLYDPVSDSWTATSLTGAPSPRLGSTAVWSGSEVIVWGGQVSSGDSSLRTGGRYNPTTNIWVATAAPASVASVRRNPGIIWTGAEAIVQGGDAPTNPNPILHGSKYDPALDSWTPLPNALGGHPVWTGIEMFVGGGNEGFSRFDPQANLWRPVATAGAPSNRTGSSTVWTGARVVVWGGNNLNTGARYDPVADTWSPTSTTGPLPSGRSDHVAVWTGSRMLIWGGSDTNTGGSYDPVGDAWMAVSTVNAPAPRSIPEGVWTGSNLFVWGGRAVQGGPGLNTGGLYDPAGDAWTASSTGAGTPSERFDHSIVWTGTEAIVWGGQDTPVSGNTSTATGARFNPVANTWSTTSITGAPYPRAMHGAVRMDRQMLVFAGVPLNSNGARYCTTPCTPATWYRDVDGDGYGVASDTVQACDKPAGYSRSRGDCNDADPAVHPNATEVCNGIDDNCDGKIDEGFDVDNDGFTTCGGDCNDNNNKVYPGAPEICDGLNNNCSSPGWPALPPSELDADHDGFRVCQGDCNDGDATVYPNAPQLCDGKNNNCNDPSWPTVPANEADADGDGYRICANDCNDANPAVHPGAAEICNGIDDNCNGQVDENAQGVDTDGDGIHNACDNCPTVSNATQTDSDGDHVGNACDNCVTVANASQLDSDGDGLGDACDNCPLAPNAAQADGDGDKIGDQCDNCPVDYNPTQSDFDHDGEGDACDVNDGLIYIFGTDDKSYVEWQQETGPTAFNVYTGDLSVLRLSGTYTQAPGSNPLASRACQVTDPFSLDTIVPGSSQVEFSLVTGVTGGVEGSLGTDSAGTPRANTNPCP